In the Macrobrachium rosenbergii isolate ZJJX-2024 chromosome 23, ASM4041242v1, whole genome shotgun sequence genome, one interval contains:
- the LOC136851068 gene encoding prestalk protein-like, giving the protein MSPCNSNDEQQIPGGCDEPGCYCCVPKTECTSKPICFQNGGYCSMSQCNSNDEQQIPGGCDEPGCYCCVPKTECTSKPICFQNGGYCSMSQCNSNDEQQIPGGCDEPGCYCCVPKTGCTITTACSQKRGYCSMGQCNSNEEQIQGGCHGPGCKCCVPQTGCTMLNLCSKNGGYCSKSRCDHQTETEVANGCDGPGCKCCIRKTGCNELSICSQGGGYCSKSQCNHFTESEIPGGCDGHGCKCCAPKTDCQALNHCKNRGGTCRSSAECGKGQIIIPRGCSGFECFCCAPENGCATTNICLQNEGYCNRGQCNQLTEEEIANGCASPGCKCCAPLTVCVQSLQCKEAGGMCSRSSQCSDDGTLIANGCSGSGCVCCVPGGCKDSGMCSPNGGHCTKDQCNSDTEVDIGGCNGSGCRCCAPKPGCDELDTCTKARGRCTTSGSCGIAEIVITNGCSGAGCMCCALDDGCHELDACTKAMGKCSNSGSCGADERIIARGCSGTGCVCCAPDNVCYDDSGICSKYNGHCTMDPCDADTEEEIAHACAGPDCMCCAPKPAPFKTSAECVDRVQRSIEYGDRVPRCVIFQVYRPSACISPDCQALNHCKNRGGTCRSSAECGKGQIIIPRGCSGFECFCCAPENGCATTNICLQNEGYCNRGQCNQLTEEEIGNGCASPGCKCCAPLTVCVQSLQCKEAGGMCSRGSQCSDDGTLIANGCSGSGCVCCVPGGCKDSGMCSPNGGHCTKDQCNSDTEVDIGGCNGSGCRCCAPKPGCDELDPCTKARGRCTTSGSCGIAEIVITNGCSGAGCMCCAPDDGCHELDACTKAMGKCSNSGSCGADERIIARGCSGTGCVCCAPDNVCYDDSGICSKYNGHCTMDPCDADTEEEIAHACAGPDCMCCAPKPDCQALNHCKNRGGTCRSSAECGKGQIIIPRGCSGFECFCCAPENG; this is encoded by the exons AATGCACCAGTAAGCCTATATGTTTCCAAAATGGAGGATATTGTTCCATGAGCCAGTGCAACAGTAATGATGAACAGCAAATTCCAGGGGGATGCGACGAACCTGGATGTTATTGCTGTGTCCCTAAAACAG GATGCACCATAACAACTGCGTGTTCCCAAAAGAGAGGGTATTGTTCAATGGGGCAGTGCAATAGCAATGAAGAGCAAATTCAAGGGGGATGCCACGGACCTGGATGTAAATGCTGCGTCCCTCAAAcag GATGCACCATGCTGAATTTATGCTCTAAAAACGGAGGATACTGCAGCAAGAGCCGGTGTGATCATCAAACAGAAACTGAGGTTGCCAATGGATGTGATGGTCCAGGATGTAAATGCTGTATTCGTAAAACAG GATGCAATGAGTTAAGTATTTGCAGCCAGGGTGGTGGATATTGCAGCAAGAGCCAGTGTAATCATTTTACAGAATCTGAGATTCCTGGGGGATGTGATGGCCACGGTTGCAAATGCTGCGCTCCTAAAACAG ATTGTCAGGCACTGAACCATTGTAAGAACAGAGGTGGTACATGTAGAAGTAGCGCCGAATGCGGTAAAGGTCAAATAATAATTCCACGTGGATGTTCTGGCTTTGAGTGCTTCTGTTGTGCTCCAGAGAATG GATGCGCCACCACCAATATATGCCTCCAAAATGAAGGATATTGCAACAGGGGTCAGTGCAATCAGTTAACAGAAGAAGAGATTGCCAATGGCTGTGCTAGTCCAGGGTGTAAATGCTGTGCACCTCTGACAG TTTGTGTGCAGTCACTCCAATGCAAAGAAGCAGGAGGTATGTGCAGCAGAAGTAGCCAGTGTAGTGACGATGGTACACTGATTGCAAACGGATGTTCTGGCAGTGGGTGCGTGTGCTGTGTTCCAGGAG GATGCAAAGACTCGGGTATGTGTTCCCCAAATGGAGGACACTGTACCAAGGACCAATGTAATTCTGATACTGAAGTAGATATTGGAGGATGTAACGGTTCTGGTTGCAGATGCTGTGCTCCTAAACCAG GGTGTGATGAGCTGGACACATGCACAAAGGCCAGAGGCAGATGTACCACCAGCGGTTCTTGTGGGATTGCTGAAATTGTTATTACAAACGGGTGTTCCGGCGCAGGGTGCATGTGTTGTGCTCTTGATGATG GGTGTCATGAGCTGGACGCATGCACGAAAGCAATGGGCAAATGCAGCAACAGCGGTTCTTGTGGGGCAGATGAGAGAATTATTGCAAGAGGCTGTTCTGGCACAGGGTGCGTTTGTTGTGCTCCTGATAACG TATGCTATGACGACTCGGGTATCTGTTCCAAATATAATGGACACTGTACCATGGACCCATGTGATGCTGACACAGAAGAAGAGATAGCACACGCATGTGCAGGTCCCGATTGCATGTGCTGTGCTCCCAAACCAG CCCCTTTTAAGACCTCTGCCGAGTGTGTTGACCGTGTGCAGAGATCTATCGAGTATGGTGACCGTGTGccaagatgtgtcattttccaggtgtaccggccatctgcttgtatctccccag ATTGTCAGGCACTGAACCATTGTAAGAACAGAGGTGGTACATGTAGAAGTAGCGCCGAATGCGGTAAAGGTCAAATAATAATTCCACGTGGATGTTCTGGCTTTGAGTGCTTCTGTTGTGCTCCAGAGAATG GATGCGCCACCACCAATATATGCCTCCAAAATGAAGGATATTGTAACAGGGGTCAGTGCAATCAGTTAACAGAAGAAGAGATTGGCAATGGCTGTGCTAGTCCAGGGTGTAAATGCTGTGCACCTCTGACAG TTTGTGTGCAGTCACTCCAATGCAAAGAAGCAGGAGGTATGTGCAGCAGAGGAAGCCAGTGTAGTGACGATGGTACACTGATTGCAAACGGATGTTCTGGCAGTGGGTGCGTGTGCTGTGTTCCAGGAG GATGCAAAGACTCAGGTATGTGTTCCCCGAATGGAGGACACTGTACCAAGGACCAATGTAATTCTGATACTGAAGTAGATATTGGAGGATGTAATGGTTCTGGTTGCAGATGCTGTGCTCCTAAACCAG GGTGTGATGAGCTGGACCCATGCACAAAGGCCAGAGGCAGATGTACCACCAGCGGTTCTTGTGGGATTGCTGAAATTGTTATTACAAACGGGTGTTCCGGCGCAGGGTGCATGTGTTGTGCTCCTGATGATG GGTGTCATGAGCTGGACGCATGCACGAAAGCAATGGGCAAATGCAGCAACAGCGGTTCTTGTGGGGCAGATGAGAGAATTATTGCAAGAGGCTGTTCTGGCACAGGGTGCGTTTGTTGTGCTCCTGATAACG TATGTTATGACGACTCGGGTATCTGTTCCAAATATAATGGACACTGTACCATGGACCCATGTGATGCTGATACAGAAGAAGAGATAGCACACGCATGTGCAGGTCCCGATTGCATGTGCTGTGCTCCCAAACCAG ATTGCCAGGCACTGAACCATTGTAAGAACAGAGGTGGTACATGTAGAAGTAGCGCCGAATGCGGTAAAGGTCAAATAATAATTCCACGTGGATGTTCTGGCTTTGAGTGCTTCTGTTGTGCTCCAGAGAATGGttag